Proteins encoded in a region of the Cydia pomonella isolate Wapato2018A unplaced genomic scaffold, ilCydPomo1 PGA_scaffold_142, whole genome shotgun sequence genome:
- the LOC133533241 gene encoding TBC1 domain family member 25-like, with protein sequence MFGYSKEAVRVKVKKCEGKLQPELRKFSVDPQITSLEVLQSILVKAFDIKSDFTLSYRTADDYGQEIFLPLLSDWDLDAAFLKAHNIAQTQRSEPCVQLRVDMKPFAEASEDWEPPGLSPAPREPPPTVAPAPHQPEKQEVPTGLQGLFMNQVEKTFNMVSRALNLYEDPNTPPRAPLSDSEFRTFLDAVGQITNTTKLREAIYCGGIDPSLRKVVWKHILNVYPDGMTGKERMDYIKRKANEYYTLRARWKDCIQKGIVNADLAYVTSMVRKDVLRTDRHHNFYAGSDDNQNIASLFNILTTYALQHPRVSYCQGMSDLASPLLVTMGDEAHAYICLCALMARLHCNFLLDGETMTLKFAHLTEALQVPV encoded by the exons ATGTTTGGGTATAGCAAAGAGGCTGTTAGAGTGAAAGTGAAG AAGTGTGAAGGCAAGCTACAGCCCGAACTGAGGAAGTTTTCGGTTGATCCCCAGATAACCTCTCTGGAGGTTTTACAAAGCATTTTAGTAAAAGCATTTGACATCAAGTCTGACTTCACACTGTCATACCGGACTGCTGATGACTATGGTCAGGAGATCTTCTTGCCACTGCTTTCTGACTGGGATTTGGATGCTGCTTTTCTCAA GGCGCATAATATAGCTCAAACTCAGCGCTCGGAGCCATGCGTCCAGCTCCGCGTAGACATGAAGCCGTTTGCAGAGGCGTCCGAGGACTGGGAGCCGCCCGGTCTCAGCCCGGCGCCACGCGAGCCGCCGCCCACCGTGGCGCCTGCGCCGCATCAGCCAGAGAAGCAGGAAGTGCCCACTGGCTTACAGGGGCTGTTTATGAATCAG GTCGAGAAGACGTTCAACATGGTGTCTCGCGCGCTGAACCTGTACGAGGACCCGAAcacgccgccgcgcgcgccgctcTCTGACAGCGAGTTCCGCACCTTCCTCGACGCGGTCGGACAGATCACCAACACTACCAAGCTGAGAGAAGCCATTTATTGCGGCGGGATAGACCCTAGTTTAAG GAAAGTAGTTTGGAAACACATACTGAACGTGTATCCGGATGGAATGACGGGCAAGGAACGAATGGACTACATAAAGAGGAAAGCCAACGAATACTACACTCTCAGAGCACGGTGGAAAGACTGCATACAGAAAGGAATA GTGAACGCCGACTTGGCGTACGTGACGAGTATGGTTCGCAAAGACGTGTTGCGCACAGACAGGCACCACAACTTCTACGCCGGCAGCGACGATAATCAAAATATAGCTTCACTCTTCAATATTTTAACCAC GTACGCACTGCAGCACCCGCGCGTGTCGTACTGCCAGGGCATGTCGGACCTGGCCTCGCCGCTGCTGGTGACCATGGGCGACGAGGCGCACGCCTACATCTGCCTGTGCGCGCTCATGGCTCGCCTGCACTGCAACTTCCTGCTCGACGGGGAGACCATGACGCTCAAGTTCGCGCACCTCACCGAGGCGCTGCAGGTACCTGTGTAG